In a single window of the Streptomyces sp. NBC_00353 genome:
- a CDS encoding alpha/beta fold hydrolase: MTAFTAPDGTELAYHLVGEGEPLLVLPGGPMRASAYLGDLGGLSSRRQLVMLDLRGTGDSGIPADPATYRVDRQAADVEALREHLGLDRVDVLAHSAGGDLAIILAARHPRRIRTLTLITARARALGVDFTEEHRREAAALRTAEPWFTTARDAYEAVWAGSATEADWDAIAPFFYGRWDTAARAHAAADVEQSNYEAADIYASDGAFDPAAARDAITALDARVLILAGELDGGPLPRVAATVAGLFPKAELAVQPGAGHFPWLDDPFRFSGTVETFLRG; this comes from the coding sequence ATGACTGCTTTCACCGCTCCCGACGGAACCGAACTCGCCTATCACCTCGTGGGTGAGGGCGAGCCACTGCTCGTTCTGCCCGGTGGTCCCATGCGCGCCTCCGCCTACCTCGGCGATCTGGGTGGGCTGTCGAGCCGGCGCCAACTGGTCATGCTCGACCTGCGGGGCACCGGCGACTCAGGCATCCCCGCCGACCCGGCCACCTACCGCGTCGACCGTCAGGCGGCCGATGTTGAGGCCCTCCGCGAACACCTCGGTCTGGACCGCGTGGACGTGCTGGCGCACTCCGCGGGCGGCGATCTCGCGATCATCCTCGCGGCCCGGCATCCCCGGCGCATCCGGACCCTTACACTGATCACCGCCCGTGCGCGTGCCCTCGGTGTCGACTTCACCGAGGAGCATCGTCGCGAAGCCGCCGCCCTGCGCACGGCCGAGCCGTGGTTCACGACCGCGCGGGACGCGTACGAGGCCGTCTGGGCAGGCTCCGCCACCGAAGCCGACTGGGATGCCATCGCCCCGTTCTTCTACGGGCGTTGGGACACGGCCGCCCGGGCCCACGCCGCAGCCGACGTCGAGCAGAGCAACTACGAGGCCGCGGACATCTACGCGTCCGACGGCGCCTTCGACCCTGCCGCGGCCCGCGACGCCATCACCGCGCTGGATGCCCGGGTCCTGATCCTTGCGGGCGAGCTGGACGGTGGTCCGCTTCCTCGCGTCGCGGCCACCGTCGCAGGGTTGTTCCCCAAGGCCGAACTCGCCGTCCAGCCGGGCGCCGGCCACTTCCCGTGGCTGGACGATCCCTTCCGCTTCAGCGGGACCGTCGAGACCTTCCTGCGGGGCTGA
- a CDS encoding electron transfer flavoprotein subunit alpha/FixB family protein, with amino-acid sequence MAEVLVYVDHVDGAVRKPTLELLTLARRIGEPVAVALGAGAAETVSVLAEHGAVKVLTADAAEFADYLVVPKVDALQAAVEAVSPVAVLVPSSAEGKEIAARLAVRIGSGIITDAVDLEAGELGPVATQSAFAASFTTKSRVSRGVPVITVKPNSAPVEAAPAAGAVETLPVGFSAQATGTKVLSRTPRESTGRPELTEAAIVVSGGRGVNGAENFAIIEALADSLGAAVGASRAAVDAGWYPHSNQVGQTGKSVSPQLYIASGISGAIQHRAGMQTSKTIVAINKDSEAPIFDLVDYGVVGDLFQVVPQLTDEVNTRKG; translated from the coding sequence ATGGCTGAAGTTCTCGTCTATGTCGACCACGTGGACGGTGCCGTCCGCAAGCCCACTCTGGAGCTGTTGACGCTGGCGCGTCGGATCGGTGAGCCGGTCGCTGTCGCGCTGGGCGCGGGTGCGGCCGAGACGGTGTCGGTGCTGGCTGAGCACGGTGCGGTGAAGGTCCTGACCGCGGACGCCGCTGAGTTCGCCGATTATCTGGTCGTGCCGAAGGTGGATGCGCTGCAGGCTGCGGTCGAGGCGGTGTCCCCGGTCGCGGTGCTGGTTCCGTCCTCCGCGGAGGGCAAGGAGATCGCTGCCCGTCTCGCGGTCCGGATCGGTTCCGGGATCATTACCGACGCGGTGGATCTGGAGGCCGGTGAGCTGGGTCCGGTGGCCACGCAGTCCGCGTTCGCGGCGTCGTTCACCACGAAGTCCCGTGTGTCCAGGGGTGTCCCGGTCATCACGGTGAAGCCGAACTCGGCGCCGGTCGAGGCGGCCCCGGCCGCGGGTGCGGTCGAGACCCTGCCGGTCGGTTTCTCGGCGCAGGCCACCGGCACGAAGGTGCTGTCGCGTACTCCGCGTGAGTCGACGGGGCGTCCGGAGCTGACCGAGGCCGCGATCGTGGTCTCCGGTGGCCGTGGTGTCAACGGTGCGGAGAACTTCGCGATCATCGAGGCGCTCGCCGACTCGCTGGGCGCGGCGGTGGGTGCCTCGCGTGCCGCGGTCGACGCCGGCTGGTACCCGCACTCCAACCAGGTCGGCCAGACCGGCAAGTCGGTGTCGCCGCAGCTGTACATCGCGTCCGGTATCTCCGGTGCGATCCAGCACCGGGCTGGCATGCAGACCTCGAAGACGATCGTCGCGATCAACAAGGACTCCGAGGCCCCGATCTTCGACCTCGTCGACTACGGCGTCGTCGGCGACCTCTTCCAGGTCGTCCCCCAGCTCACCGACGAGGTCAACACCCGCAAGGGCTGA
- a CDS encoding MFS transporter, whose protein sequence is MFSTFRGLPPTVWTLFAGTIINRLGYLVTPFLVFFLAARGITGTQTSYVLGALGAGNLLGPAIGGLLADRIGRRSTMLIGLLGASAAQGALFVAPGVLTMACAALLLSATGAMISPAVYALMADSVDAERRRRAYALFGWGINIGTAAAGVLGGFLAAHGYWLLFAVDAGTMLAYTVVVATRVTETRAAKDRTGARDGVGYSVVLRDRLMLALLPLFGVQLFVYSLTEVALPLAIHDSALSPAVYGAMAAVNAVLVVVLQPFATARLARFPQVPVHAAGSVLIAGGVALTGVADSVVGYTLSVVVWSVGEACVSGIASAIVANLAPAHARGRYQGAFQWTWGVARFAALTVGVALYTGTGPAVLWWTALLGGVLCSLAPLALAGRITHRMEHELAA, encoded by the coding sequence ATGTTCTCCACCTTTCGCGGTCTGCCGCCCACGGTCTGGACCCTCTTCGCCGGCACGATCATCAACCGGCTCGGCTATCTGGTCACGCCCTTCCTGGTGTTCTTCCTCGCAGCACGCGGCATCACCGGTACGCAGACCTCGTACGTCCTCGGCGCCCTGGGCGCGGGCAACCTGCTCGGACCGGCGATCGGCGGGCTGCTCGCCGATCGGATCGGCCGCCGGTCGACGATGCTCATCGGTCTCCTCGGCGCATCCGCGGCGCAGGGGGCGCTCTTCGTGGCACCGGGTGTGCTGACGATGGCCTGCGCCGCACTGCTGCTCAGTGCGACCGGAGCGATGATCAGCCCTGCCGTGTACGCGCTGATGGCCGACTCCGTGGACGCGGAGCGCCGACGGCGCGCGTACGCCCTGTTCGGCTGGGGCATCAACATCGGCACGGCGGCGGCAGGCGTCCTCGGTGGCTTCCTCGCCGCGCACGGCTACTGGCTGCTCTTCGCGGTCGACGCCGGCACGATGCTGGCGTACACCGTCGTCGTCGCCACCCGGGTGACCGAGACCCGGGCGGCGAAGGACCGGACCGGGGCGCGCGACGGCGTCGGATACAGCGTCGTCCTTCGGGACCGGCTGATGCTCGCGCTGCTCCCGCTGTTCGGGGTCCAGCTCTTCGTCTACTCGCTGACCGAGGTCGCGCTGCCGCTGGCCATCCATGACAGTGCGCTCTCCCCCGCGGTCTACGGGGCGATGGCGGCGGTCAACGCGGTGCTGGTGGTGGTCCTGCAGCCGTTCGCGACAGCCCGGCTCGCCCGGTTCCCGCAGGTTCCGGTCCACGCGGCGGGCAGCGTACTGATCGCCGGGGGTGTGGCGCTCACAGGTGTCGCGGACAGCGTCGTGGGCTACACGCTGTCGGTGGTCGTCTGGTCGGTCGGCGAGGCGTGCGTGTCCGGGATCGCCTCCGCGATCGTCGCCAACCTCGCCCCGGCGCACGCACGCGGCCGCTACCAAGGAGCGTTCCAGTGGACCTGGGGGGTCGCCCGGTTCGCCGCCCTCACCGTGGGCGTCGCCCTCTATACAGGTACCGGCCCGGCCGTCCTCTGGTGGACGGCGCTGCTCGGTGGTGTCCTCTGCTCCCTCGCGCCCCTCGCCCTCGCCGGCCGGATCACGCACCGGATGGAGCACGAACTGGCGGCCTGA
- a CDS encoding ArsR/SmtB family transcription factor → MESELSFSTADLAQTRFAISPMWEVVTSFRLLRAEAEPPLHRRWAAQVRPRLVEAGLDRGWLAELIPAGGYLADFLNPTPPAPFPELAGELEAIRQTSPERVRTDLGRLGVERDLGRSARLRLLGEAPEAALEKVAAEIEIYWELALAPYWARIRRLLEADVFRRARQVAELGAAQVLNELHESVRWDENSLRLVRRHCALTRADTGAGLLLVPSVFAWPRVLTRSVAPDPPQLAYPARGIGTLWEPRTPVAGEAVAAVLGRSRTLLLTELDTPASTTVLAQRSGLSAAGVSQHLTALRNAGLVTAHRAGRSVLYARTSVADALLTPAGG, encoded by the coding sequence ATGGAGTCGGAACTCAGTTTCTCCACCGCGGACTTGGCGCAGACCCGCTTCGCCATCTCCCCGATGTGGGAGGTCGTCACCAGCTTCCGGCTGCTGCGGGCCGAGGCCGAGCCGCCGCTGCACCGGCGGTGGGCCGCACAGGTGCGGCCCCGGCTGGTGGAGGCGGGGCTCGACCGCGGGTGGCTCGCTGAGCTGATCCCCGCAGGCGGCTACCTCGCGGATTTCCTCAATCCGACTCCCCCCGCCCCGTTCCCCGAACTCGCCGGTGAGCTGGAGGCGATCCGGCAGACCTCTCCTGAGCGGGTACGGACCGACCTCGGCAGACTCGGCGTCGAGCGGGATCTCGGCCGGTCCGCGCGGCTCAGGCTGCTGGGCGAGGCACCGGAAGCGGCGCTGGAGAAGGTCGCCGCGGAGATCGAGATCTACTGGGAGCTGGCGCTCGCACCCTACTGGGCCCGGATCCGCCGCCTGCTCGAAGCCGATGTCTTCCGCCGGGCGCGGCAGGTGGCCGAGCTCGGTGCCGCACAGGTCCTGAACGAGCTGCACGAGTCGGTACGTTGGGACGAGAACAGCCTGCGCCTGGTCCGCCGACACTGCGCCCTGACCCGCGCCGACACGGGCGCGGGGCTGCTGCTGGTGCCCTCCGTATTCGCCTGGCCGCGGGTGCTGACGCGCTCAGTGGCGCCGGACCCGCCACAACTCGCATATCCGGCACGGGGTATCGGCACCCTCTGGGAGCCGCGGACCCCTGTCGCCGGTGAGGCGGTCGCCGCCGTCCTGGGCCGCTCCCGCACCCTGCTCCTCACCGAGCTCGACACCCCGGCCTCCACCACTGTGCTCGCCCAGCGCTCGGGGCTGTCCGCGGCCGGGGTCTCCCAGCACCTCACGGCCCTGCGGAATGCGGGCCTGGTCACCGCCCACCGGGCCGGACGCTCGGTCCTCTACGCACGTACGTCGGTCGCTGACGCGCTGCTGACGCCCGCCGGAGGCTGA
- a CDS encoding NPCBM/NEW2 domain-containing protein has product MRHLPTRTTRTSHRRVIGALTAGLLCAAGATAPAVADSPAPATATAAAPQSGNGLALTPPMGFNNWNSTHCRAEFNESMVKGIADIFVEKGLKDAGYQYVNLDDCWAKPQRDADGKLEADPVRFPNGIKAVADYVHSKGLKLGIYTSAGTKTCDSVGLPGALGHEYSDAQQFADWGVDYLKYDNCNNQGVDAKLRYTTMRDALEATGRPIVYSICEWGENKPWEWAADVGNLWRTTGDISDSWGSMLSIMKQNLPLASAAGPGHWNDPDMLEVGNGGMTDTEYRTHFSMWSVMAAPLLIGSDLRKATPETFEILSNREVIAVDQDPLGKQGTVLSSTDGRWVVAKEMKDGSRVVALFNESGSAQRISTTAEAAGLPRAAGYTMRDLWEHATYNTAGTISATVPAHGTVLLRVAADRKWAAHPPAVELGLNGSPLVEAGRTTLLTTTVTDLGRTPAKKVSAALTGPSGWQLKPLSPTGSATVPTGKALTTRWQVTPPAGAATGTYDLTLSARYRSPAGTRVRSSVPFQAHVVVAPPAGSSYLSDLPQLSASNGWGPVEKDTSNGESNAGDGNPLTIGGTVFAKGLGVHAQSTVEFYAGGACSAVTAQAGVDDEKGAKGTVAFEIWADGTKVASTGVLTNAMAAQPITADVSGAQVVRLVVTDGGDGIDSDHADWADLRMGC; this is encoded by the coding sequence ATGCGTCATCTTCCAACCCGTACAACCCGCACAAGCCACAGAAGAGTCATCGGAGCGCTGACGGCCGGGCTGCTCTGTGCGGCAGGGGCAACCGCTCCCGCCGTGGCCGACTCACCGGCTCCGGCCACTGCGACGGCGGCCGCCCCGCAGTCCGGCAACGGTCTCGCGCTCACCCCGCCGATGGGGTTCAACAACTGGAACTCGACCCACTGCCGGGCCGAGTTCAACGAGTCGATGGTCAAGGGCATCGCCGACATCTTCGTCGAGAAGGGCCTCAAGGACGCCGGCTACCAGTACGTCAACCTCGACGACTGCTGGGCGAAGCCGCAGCGCGATGCGGACGGCAAGCTGGAGGCCGACCCGGTGCGCTTCCCGAACGGCATCAAGGCCGTCGCGGACTACGTCCACTCCAAGGGGCTCAAGCTCGGCATCTACACCAGCGCCGGCACGAAGACGTGCGACAGCGTCGGCCTGCCGGGTGCGCTGGGCCATGAGTACAGCGATGCGCAGCAGTTCGCGGACTGGGGCGTCGACTATCTCAAGTACGACAACTGCAACAACCAGGGCGTCGATGCGAAGCTGCGCTACACGACCATGCGTGACGCGCTGGAGGCCACCGGCCGTCCCATCGTCTACAGCATCTGCGAGTGGGGCGAGAACAAACCCTGGGAGTGGGCCGCCGACGTCGGCAATCTCTGGCGCACGACGGGCGACATCAGCGACAGCTGGGGCAGCATGCTGTCGATCATGAAGCAGAACCTGCCGCTCGCCTCCGCCGCGGGACCGGGGCACTGGAACGACCCCGACATGCTCGAAGTCGGCAACGGCGGAATGACGGACACCGAGTACCGCACTCACTTCTCCATGTGGTCCGTGATGGCGGCGCCGCTGCTGATCGGCTCCGATCTGCGCAAGGCGACGCCGGAGACCTTCGAGATCCTCTCCAACCGAGAGGTCATCGCCGTCGATCAGGACCCGCTGGGCAAGCAGGGCACCGTGCTCTCCTCCACCGACGGACGGTGGGTCGTCGCCAAGGAGATGAAGGACGGCAGCCGCGTCGTGGCGCTCTTCAACGAGTCCGGGAGCGCTCAGCGCATCTCGACGACCGCCGAGGCGGCGGGGCTCCCGCGAGCCGCCGGGTACACGATGCGCGACCTGTGGGAGCACGCGACGTACAACACGGCAGGCACAATCTCGGCTACCGTCCCGGCACACGGCACGGTCCTGCTGCGCGTCGCCGCCGACCGCAAGTGGGCCGCGCACCCGCCCGCCGTGGAACTCGGCCTGAACGGCAGCCCGTTGGTGGAAGCGGGTCGCACCACGCTGCTGACGACGACCGTCACCGATCTGGGCCGTACGCCTGCCAAGAAGGTCTCCGCGGCGCTCACCGGCCCGTCGGGCTGGCAGCTCAAGCCGCTGTCGCCGACCGGATCCGCGACCGTGCCGACCGGCAAGGCGCTGACCACGCGCTGGCAGGTGACGCCACCCGCGGGCGCCGCCACCGGCACGTACGATCTGACGCTCTCCGCCCGGTACCGCTCACCGGCCGGGACGCGTGTCCGGTCCTCGGTCCCGTTCCAGGCTCATGTGGTGGTGGCGCCACCGGCGGGCAGCAGCTATCTCAGCGATCTGCCGCAGCTCTCCGCGTCCAACGGCTGGGGGCCGGTCGAGAAGGACACCAGCAACGGTGAGAGCAATGCGGGCGACGGCAATCCGCTGACCATCGGCGGCACGGTCTTCGCCAAGGGGCTCGGGGTGCACGCACAGAGCACCGTCGAGTTCTACGCGGGCGGCGCGTGCAGCGCCGTGACCGCGCAGGCCGGCGTCGACGACGAGAAGGGCGCCAAGGGCACCGTGGCGTTCGAGATCTGGGCGGACGGCACGAAGGTGGCGTCGACCGGGGTGCTGACCAATGCGATGGCCGCGCAGCCGATCACTGCGGATGTGAGCGGTGCGCAGGTGGTACGTCTGGTGGTCACCGACGGCGGGGACGGGATCGACTCCGACCACGCGGACTGGGCGGACCTGCGGATGGGGTGCTGA
- a CDS encoding ROK family protein, with translation MHTDLVAALDIGGTKIAGALVDGTGALLVRAQRPTPARESGETVMGAVTDVLAELTASPLWGRATAVGIGSAGPVDASAGTVSPVNVPGWRDFPLVERVRRAAGGLPVELVGDGVAMTAAEHWLGAARGYDNALCLVVSTGVGGGLVLGGKLHPGPTGNAGHIGHISVDLDGDLCPCGSRGCVERIASGPNIARRALQGGWQPGPDGDATAAAVAAAARAGHPVAIASFERAAQALAAGIAATATLVEIDIAVIGGGVAGAGDVLFAPLRRALRSYATLSFVQQLTVAPAVMGTDAGLVGAAAAATSVRPGGTAATAALSG, from the coding sequence ATGCATACCGACCTCGTCGCCGCGCTCGACATCGGCGGCACCAAGATCGCCGGCGCTCTGGTGGACGGCACCGGTGCGCTTCTCGTACGGGCGCAGCGGCCGACGCCCGCCCGGGAGAGCGGCGAGACGGTGATGGGTGCGGTGACGGATGTGCTGGCCGAGCTGACCGCCTCGCCGCTGTGGGGGCGGGCGACCGCCGTGGGTATCGGCAGCGCGGGCCCGGTGGATGCGTCGGCGGGTACGGTCAGCCCCGTCAACGTTCCCGGCTGGCGCGACTTCCCGCTGGTGGAGCGGGTACGGAGGGCGGCCGGCGGGCTGCCCGTCGAGCTGGTCGGTGACGGGGTCGCGATGACCGCTGCCGAGCACTGGCTGGGTGCGGCCCGCGGTTATGACAACGCGCTGTGCCTGGTCGTGTCGACCGGGGTGGGTGGCGGGCTGGTCCTCGGCGGCAAGCTTCACCCGGGCCCCACCGGTAATGCCGGTCACATCGGTCACATCAGTGTGGATCTGGACGGCGACCTTTGCCCGTGCGGTTCGCGCGGCTGCGTCGAGCGGATCGCCAGCGGACCGAACATCGCGCGACGCGCCCTGCAGGGTGGCTGGCAGCCCGGCCCGGACGGCGACGCCACGGCCGCCGCCGTGGCCGCCGCCGCCCGGGCCGGACATCCGGTCGCCATCGCGTCGTTCGAGCGCGCCGCCCAGGCGCTGGCCGCCGGAATCGCCGCCACCGCCACGCTCGTCGAAATCGACATCGCCGTGATCGGCGGGGGAGTGGCGGGCGCGGGCGACGTCCTCTTCGCCCCGCTGCGCCGCGCCCTGCGCAGCTACGCCACGCTCTCCTTCGTGCAGCAGCTCACGGTGGCCCCTGCGGTGATGGGCACGGACGCCGGCCTGGTGGGCGCAGCGGCCGCCGCAACGTCGGTCAGGCCCGGCGGGACGGCAGCCACGGCGGCGCTCAGCGGCTGA
- a CDS encoding DUF6986 family protein, whose amino-acid sequence MGQQEKVATSLAGAVSEEISASLTAVDAELARRYPGDPGTRQPVHTVYVPGDTFTAGTIRSWGDQALKALDEHAPDAASFAAVLGIPEELAAPVHDRVRAKLSREPVEDLRIDFEDGYGPRPDAEEDEAAARAARLISEAYRNGTAAPYMGIRMKCMEAAVRDRGIRTTDIFLTGLMQAGGLPDGLVLTLPKVTYPEQVTAFVRLLEAFEEAHGLPSGRLGFEIQIETSQSILAADGTAAVARMIDAARGRATGLHYGTFDYSACVGVSAAYQASDHPAADHAKAVMQVAAAGTGVRVSDGSTNVLPVGPTHQVHEAWRLHYGLTRRALARAYYQGWDMHPGHLPTRYAAVYTFYREGLEQAAARLAAYVAKAGGDVMDEPATAKALSGYLLRGIDCGALDTAEVARLTGLTRADLDAFASPRRGGLTVTAP is encoded by the coding sequence ATGGGTCAGCAGGAGAAGGTGGCAACGAGCCTCGCCGGTGCGGTCAGCGAGGAGATCAGCGCCTCCCTCACGGCAGTGGACGCCGAGCTCGCCCGCCGCTACCCAGGAGACCCCGGAACCCGCCAGCCCGTCCACACGGTCTACGTCCCCGGCGACACCTTCACCGCCGGCACCATCCGTTCCTGGGGCGACCAGGCGCTCAAGGCCCTCGACGAGCATGCCCCCGACGCGGCCTCGTTCGCAGCCGTCCTCGGCATCCCGGAGGAGCTCGCCGCGCCCGTCCACGACCGCGTACGCGCCAAGCTGAGCCGCGAGCCCGTCGAGGACCTGCGCATCGACTTCGAGGACGGCTACGGACCCCGGCCCGATGCCGAGGAGGACGAGGCGGCAGCCCGAGCCGCCCGGCTGATCTCGGAGGCGTACCGGAACGGCACGGCGGCCCCGTACATGGGCATCCGGATGAAGTGCATGGAGGCCGCGGTACGCGACCGGGGCATCCGCACCACGGACATCTTCCTCACCGGGCTCATGCAGGCGGGCGGCCTCCCCGACGGCCTGGTCCTCACCCTTCCCAAGGTGACGTACCCCGAACAGGTCACCGCCTTCGTCCGGCTCCTCGAAGCCTTCGAAGAGGCCCACGGTCTGCCGTCGGGCCGGCTCGGCTTCGAGATCCAGATCGAGACCAGCCAGTCGATCCTGGCCGCCGACGGCACCGCCGCCGTGGCCCGCATGATCGACGCAGCGCGAGGGCGCGCGACCGGCCTGCACTACGGCACTTTCGACTACAGCGCCTGTGTCGGCGTCAGCGCCGCCTACCAGGCGAGCGACCATCCGGCCGCGGACCATGCCAAGGCCGTCATGCAGGTGGCCGCCGCGGGCACCGGCGTGCGCGTCTCCGACGGCTCGACCAACGTCCTCCCTGTCGGCCCCACCCACCAGGTCCACGAGGCCTGGCGACTCCACTACGGCCTCACCCGCCGCGCCCTGGCCCGCGCCTACTACCAGGGCTGGGACATGCACCCGGGCCACCTGCCGACCCGTTACGCGGCTGTCTACACCTTCTACCGCGAGGGCCTGGAACAGGCCGCGGCCCGCCTCGCCGCATATGTGGCCAAGGCCGGCGGCGATGTGATGGACGAGCCCGCCACCGCAAAGGCCCTCAGTGGCTATCTGCTGCGCGGCATCGACTGCGGCGCCCTGGACACCGCCGAGGTCGCCCGCCTGACGGGGCTGACCCGGGCAGACCTCGACGCCTTCGCTTCGCCGCGGCGCGGGGGACTGACGGTGACGGCGCCGTAG
- a CDS encoding LacI family DNA-binding transcriptional regulator, translating to MAETARHHEPRYGNRPTMKDVAARAGVGLKTVSRVVNSEPGVTPDTERRVQEAIEALGFRRNDSARVLRKGRTASIGLVLEDLADPFYGPLSRAVEEVARAHGALLINGSSAEDPEREQELVLALCARRVDGLIVIPAGDDHRYLEPEIKAGIATVFVDRPAGRIDADIVLSDSFGGAREGVAHLIAHGHRRIGFIGDQPRIHTATERLRGYHAAMVDAGITVQDSWVSLGSTDPARVRAAAEAMLSGPEPVTALFAGNNRVTVTAVRVLADRERPVALVGFDDIELADLLGITVISQDAAAVGRTAAEHLFRRLDGADDAPARVELPTSLIARGSGELPPA from the coding sequence GTGGCAGAGACCGCCCGTCATCACGAGCCCCGTTACGGCAACCGGCCGACCATGAAGGATGTCGCCGCCCGCGCCGGAGTGGGCCTCAAGACGGTCTCCCGCGTGGTCAACAGCGAGCCCGGAGTGACACCCGACACAGAGCGCCGGGTGCAGGAAGCGATCGAGGCGCTCGGTTTCCGCCGGAACGACAGCGCGCGAGTACTCCGCAAGGGCCGCACCGCCTCCATCGGCCTGGTCCTCGAGGATCTCGCCGACCCCTTCTACGGGCCGCTGAGCCGCGCCGTGGAAGAAGTGGCCCGCGCCCACGGCGCCCTGCTCATCAACGGGTCGAGCGCGGAGGACCCGGAGCGCGAGCAGGAGCTCGTGCTCGCGCTGTGCGCCCGCCGGGTGGACGGACTGATCGTGATTCCGGCCGGTGACGACCACCGCTATCTGGAGCCGGAGATAAAGGCGGGCATCGCGACCGTCTTCGTGGACCGCCCGGCCGGCCGGATCGACGCCGACATCGTCCTCTCCGACAGCTTCGGCGGCGCCCGCGAGGGTGTCGCCCATCTGATCGCGCACGGCCACCGCAGGATCGGATTCATCGGTGACCAGCCCCGTATCCACACCGCCACCGAGCGGTTGCGCGGTTATCACGCCGCGATGGTGGACGCCGGGATCACGGTCCAGGACTCCTGGGTCTCCCTCGGCTCCACCGACCCCGCGCGGGTCCGGGCGGCGGCCGAGGCGATGCTCTCCGGCCCCGAACCCGTCACCGCCCTGTTCGCCGGCAACAACCGTGTGACGGTCACGGCGGTACGTGTGCTGGCGGACCGGGAGCGCCCGGTCGCCCTGGTCGGTTTCGACGACATCGAACTCGCCGACCTGCTGGGCATCACGGTCATCTCCCAGGACGCCGCGGCCGTCGGCCGGACGGCGGCCGAGCACCTCTTCCGCCGGCTGGACGGCGCGGACGACGCCCCGGCGCGGGTGGAGCTGCCGACGTCACTCATCGCCCGCGGCTCCGGCGAACTGCCGCCTGCCTGA
- a CDS encoding M20 metallopeptidase family protein, producing the protein MTDAASRSADLRGSAAALLPELVALRRALHREPEIGLELPLTQAKVLAALDGLPLEITLGKQLTSVTAVLRGALPGPVVLLRGDMDALPVQETSGLPYASEIPGVMHACGHDLHTAGLVGAVRLLCERRDALAGTVVFMFQPGEEGDAGARVMIDEGVLEAAGTRPVAAYALHVASALLPHGFVSTRPGPILAAADVLDVTVRGRGGHGSSPHSALDPIPAACEAVTGLQTMVTRRFDAFDPVVVTVGSFHAGTTHNVIPDEAVFSASIRSFSAAARARVHEEAPRVVRGIGESHGMIVEAVVDEGYPVTVNDPAEAAYAADTVGQLLGVERYFELPNPIAGAEDFAFIGQHIPSAYLMLGACPADLDPATAPYNHSPEAVFDDSVLGDAAALLSELALGRLSRG; encoded by the coding sequence ATGACCGATGCAGCCAGCCGCTCCGCCGACCTCCGTGGATCCGCCGCCGCGCTCCTGCCCGAACTGGTCGCGCTGCGCCGCGCACTGCACCGGGAGCCCGAAATCGGCCTGGAACTGCCGCTGACCCAGGCGAAGGTACTGGCAGCGCTGGACGGGCTGCCCCTGGAGATCACCCTGGGCAAACAGCTCACCTCGGTCACGGCCGTGCTGCGTGGCGCGCTGCCCGGTCCGGTGGTGCTGCTCCGCGGCGACATGGACGCGCTGCCGGTGCAGGAGACCAGCGGGCTGCCGTACGCCTCCGAGATCCCCGGCGTGATGCACGCCTGCGGCCACGACCTGCACACCGCCGGACTGGTCGGCGCGGTACGGCTGCTCTGCGAGCGGCGCGATGCACTGGCCGGAACCGTGGTGTTCATGTTCCAGCCCGGCGAGGAAGGCGACGCCGGGGCCCGGGTCATGATCGACGAAGGTGTGCTCGAAGCTGCGGGCACCAGGCCGGTGGCCGCATACGCCCTCCATGTCGCGTCCGCACTGCTGCCGCACGGTTTCGTCAGCACCCGCCCCGGACCGATCCTGGCCGCCGCCGATGTCCTCGACGTGACGGTGCGCGGGCGCGGTGGGCACGGGTCCAGTCCGCACAGCGCCCTGGACCCGATCCCGGCCGCCTGCGAAGCCGTAACAGGTCTGCAGACCATGGTGACCCGCCGCTTCGACGCCTTCGACCCGGTTGTCGTGACCGTCGGCAGCTTCCACGCGGGCACCACCCACAACGTCATTCCCGACGAGGCCGTGTTCTCCGCGAGTATCCGGTCCTTCTCCGCGGCGGCGCGGGCCCGTGTACACGAGGAGGCGCCACGGGTCGTACGCGGCATCGGGGAGTCGCACGGGATGATCGTGGAAGCAGTCGTCGACGAGGGCTACCCGGTCACCGTCAACGACCCCGCCGAGGCGGCGTACGCGGCCGACACGGTCGGCCAACTGTTGGGAGTCGAACGCTACTTCGAGCTGCCGAACCCGATCGCCGGGGCCGAGGACTTCGCCTTCATCGGTCAGCACATCCCTTCCGCCTACCTGATGCTCGGCGCCTGCCCCGCCGATCTCGACCCCGCCACAGCCCCCTACAACCACTCCCCGGAAGCCGTCTTCGACGACTCCGTGCTGGGTGACGCGGCGGCGCTCCTCTCGGAGCTGGCGCTCGGACGGCTCAGCAGGGGCTGA